From Camelina sativa cultivar DH55 chromosome 7, Cs, whole genome shotgun sequence, one genomic window encodes:
- the LOC104700377 gene encoding ATP-dependent zinc metalloprotease FTSH 2, chloroplastic-like isoform X2: MIDLWMAASSTCLVGNGLTVHTTTKQRLSKSFSSRQIGLSSSYSSVIRTSRFNVVRASLDSKKHERRRDFLKILLGNAGVGLFGSGKANAEEQAVSSSRMSYSRFLEYLDKDRVNKVDLYENGTIAIVEAVSPELGNRVERVRVQLPGLSQELLQKLRAKNIDFAAHNAQEDQGSVLFNLIGNLAFPLLLIGGLFLLSRRSGGGMGGPGGPGNPLQFGQSKAKFQMEPNTGVTFDDVAGVDEAKQDFMEVVEFLKKPERFTAVGAKIPKGVLLIGPPGTGKTLLAKAIAGEAGVPFFSISGSEFVEMFVGVGASRVRDLFKKAKENAPCIVFVDEIDAVGRQRGTGIGGGNDEREQTLNQLLTEMDGFEGNTGVIVVAATNRADILDSALLRPGRFDRQVSVDVPDVKGRTDILKVHAGNKKFDNDVSLEIIAMRTPGFSGADLANLLNEAAILAGRRARTSISSKEIDDSIDRIVAGMEGTVMTDGKSKSLVAYHEVGHAVCGTLTPGHDAVQKVTLIPRGQARGLTWFIPSDDPTLISKQQLFARIVGGLGGRAAEEVIFGDSEVTTGAVGDLQQITGLARQMVTTFGMSDIGPWSLMDSSAQSDVIMRMMARNSMSEKLAEDIDSAVKKLSDSAYEIALSHIKNNREAMDKLVEVLLEKETIGGDEFRAILSEFTEIPPENRVPSSTTTTPTTAPTPASV; encoded by the exons ATGATAGATTTATGG ATGGCAGCTTCATCTACTTGTCTTGTGGGAAATGGATTGACAGTTCACACAACAACCAAACAGAGGCTAAGTAAAAGCTTTTCCAGCAGACAGATTGGGCTTTCCTCATCGTATTCTTCAGTGATTAGGACGTCTAGGTTTAACGTTGTGAGGGCTTCTTTGGATTCGAAGAAACATGAAAGAAGGAGAGATtttctcaaaatcttgttaGGAAATGCTGGAGTTGGTTTGTTTGGGAGTGGGAAAGCAAATGCAGAAGAACAAGCTGTTTCCTCCTCTCGGATGTCTTACTCTAGGTTTCTTGAGTATTTGGACAAGGATAGGGTGAATAAAGTTGATTTGTATGAGAATGGGACAATAGCTATTGTGGAAGCTGTTTCTCCTGAGTTGGGTAACCGGGTTGAGCGTGTACGTGTTCAGCTACCGGGATTAAGTCAGGAGCTTCTTCAAAAGCTAAGGGCCAAGAATATTGATTTTGCAGCACATAATGCTCAGGAAGACCAAGGTTCCGTGTTGTTTAACTTGATTGGTAATCTTGCTTTCCCGTTGCTTTTGATTGGTGGTTTGTTCCTTCTTTCGAGACGCTCTGGTGGTGGAATGGGTGGACCTGGTGGTCCTGGTAACCCTCTTCAGTTTGGTCAGTCCAAAGCGAAGTTCCAAATGGAGCCAAACACTG GTGtgacttttgatgatgttgctgGAGTTGATGAAGCAAAGCAAGATTTCATGGAAGTGGTGGAGTTTTTGAAGAAACCCGAGAGGTTCACTGCGGTTGGTGCCAAGATCCCGAAAGGTGTTCTCCTTATTGGTCCTCCTGGTACCGGGAAAACCCTTTTGGCAAAAGCCATTGCTGGTGAAGCTGGTGTgcctttcttctccatctctggTTCTGAGTTTGTTGAGATGTTTGTCGGTGTTGGTGCCTCAAGAGTCCGTGATCTTTTCAAGAAAGCCAAGGAGAACGCTCCTTGCATTGTCTTTGTTGATGAAATAGATGCTGTCGGTAGGCAAAGAGGAACTGGAATTGGTGGAGGTAATGATGAAAGAGAACAGACCCTCAATCAGCTCCTAACTGAGATGGATGGTTTTGAAGGTAACACTGGTGTTATCGTAGTTGCTGCAACCAATAGAGCAGACATTCTTGATTCTGCTTTGTTGAGGCCAGGACGGTTTGATAGACAG gtaagtGTTGATGTTCCAGACGTTAAGGGGAGAACAGATATTCTCAAGGTTCATGCCGGTAATAAGAAGTTTGACAATGATGTCTCACTTGAAATAATAGCAATGAGAACACCCGGATTTAGTGGAGCAGATCTCGCTAACCTCTTGAATGAGGCTGCTATATTGGCGGGAAGGCGAGCGCGGACATCGATATCATCTAAAGAGATTGATGATTCCATTGATAGAATCGTTGCTGGCATGGAAGGAACAGTGATGACGGATGGGAAGAGCAAAAGCTTGGTTGCTTACCATGAAGTTGGTCATGCAGTGTGCGG AACATTGACTCCAGGACATGACGCAGTGCAAAAGGTAACGTTAATACCAAGAGGCCAAGCGAGAGGTCTGACATGGTTCATTCCATCAGATGACCCGACACTCATCTCCAAGCAACAACTCTTTGCAAGAATTGTTGGAGGACTCGGTGGTAGAGCCGCTGAAGAAGTCATCTTCGGTGATTCCGAGGTGACTACTGGCGCAGTTGGTGACTTGCAACAGATCACCGGTTTGGCTAGACAG ATGGTAACAACATTTGGAATGTCTGATATTGGACCATGGTCGTTGATGGATTCATCTGCTCAAAGTGATGTTATCATGAGGATGATGGCAAGAAACTCCATGTCTGAGAAGCTTGCAGAAGACATTGACTCTGCGGTAAAGAAACTATCAGACAGTGCATATGAGATAGCTCTAAGCCACATAAAGAACAACCGTGAAGCAATGGATAAGCTTGTCGAAGTACTTCTCGAGAAAGAAACCATTGGCGGTGACGAGTTCAGGGCAATCCTCTCTGAGTTTACCGAGATCCCACCGGAAAACAGGGTTCcttcctcaacaacaacaactccaacAACAGCACCAACACCAGCTTCCGTCTGA
- the LOC104700377 gene encoding ATP-dependent zinc metalloprotease FTSH 2, chloroplastic-like isoform X3: MAASSTCLVGNGLTVHTTTKQRLSKSFSSRQIGLSSSYSSVIRTSRFNVVRASLDSKKHERRRDFLKILLGNAGVGLFGSGKANAEEQAVSSSRMSYSRFLEYLDKDRVNKVDLYENGTIAIVEAVSPELGNRVERVRVQLPGLSQELLQKLRAKNIDFAAHNAQEDQGSVLFNLIGNLAFPLLLIGGLFLLSRRSGGGMGGPGGPGNPLQFGQSKAKFQMEPNTGVTFDDVAGVDEAKQDFMEVVEFLKKPERFTAVGAKIPKGVLLIGPPGTGKTLLAKAIAGEAGVPFFSISGSEFVEMFVGVGASRVRDLFKKAKENAPCIVFVDEIDAVGRQRGTGIGGGNDEREQTLNQLLTEMDGFEGNTGVIVVAATNRADILDSALLRPGRFDRQVSVDVPDVKGRTDILKVHAGNKKFDNDVSLEIIAMRTPGFSGADLANLLNEAAILAGRRARTSISSKEIDDSIDRIVAGMEGTVMTDGKSKSLVAYHEVGHAVCGTLTPGHDAVQKVTLIPRGQARGLTWFIPSDDPTLISKQQLFARIVGGLGGRAAEEVIFGDSEVTTGAVGDLQQITGLARQMVTTFGMSDIGPWSLMDSSAQSDVIMRMMARNSMSEKLAEDIDSAVKKLSDSAYEIALSHIKNNREAMDKLVEVLLEKETIGGDEFRAILSEFTEIPPENRVPSSTTTTPTTAPTPASV; the protein is encoded by the exons ATGGCAGCTTCATCTACTTGTCTTGTGGGAAATGGATTGACAGTTCACACAACAACCAAACAGAGGCTAAGTAAAAGCTTTTCCAGCAGACAGATTGGGCTTTCCTCATCGTATTCTTCAGTGATTAGGACGTCTAGGTTTAACGTTGTGAGGGCTTCTTTGGATTCGAAGAAACATGAAAGAAGGAGAGATtttctcaaaatcttgttaGGAAATGCTGGAGTTGGTTTGTTTGGGAGTGGGAAAGCAAATGCAGAAGAACAAGCTGTTTCCTCCTCTCGGATGTCTTACTCTAGGTTTCTTGAGTATTTGGACAAGGATAGGGTGAATAAAGTTGATTTGTATGAGAATGGGACAATAGCTATTGTGGAAGCTGTTTCTCCTGAGTTGGGTAACCGGGTTGAGCGTGTACGTGTTCAGCTACCGGGATTAAGTCAGGAGCTTCTTCAAAAGCTAAGGGCCAAGAATATTGATTTTGCAGCACATAATGCTCAGGAAGACCAAGGTTCCGTGTTGTTTAACTTGATTGGTAATCTTGCTTTCCCGTTGCTTTTGATTGGTGGTTTGTTCCTTCTTTCGAGACGCTCTGGTGGTGGAATGGGTGGACCTGGTGGTCCTGGTAACCCTCTTCAGTTTGGTCAGTCCAAAGCGAAGTTCCAAATGGAGCCAAACACTGGTGtgacttttgatgatgttgctgGAGTTGATGAAGCAAAGCAAGATTTCATGGAAGTGGTGGAGTTTTTGAAGAAACCCGAGAGATTCACTGCGGTTGGTGCCAAGATCCCGAAAGGTGTTCTCCTTATTGGTCCTCCTGGTACCGGGAAAACCCTTTTGGCAAAAGCCATTGCTGGTGAAGCTGGTGTgcctttcttctccatctctggTTCTGAGTTTGTTGAGATGTTTGTCGGTGTTGGTGCCTCAAGAGTCCGTGATCTTTTCAAGAAAGCCAAGGAGAACGCTCCTTGCATTGTCTTTGTTGATGAAATAGATGCTGTCGGTAG GCAAAGAGGAACTGGAATTGGTGGAGGTAATGATGAAAGAGAACAGACCCTCAATCAGCTCCTAACTGAGATGGATGGTTTTGAAGGTAACACTGGTGTTATCGTAGTTGCTGCAACCAATAGAGCAGACATTCTTGATTCTGCTTTGTTGAGGCCAGGACGGTTTGATAGACAG gtaagtGTTGATGTTCCAGACGTTAAGGGGAGAACAGATATTCTCAAGGTTCATGCCGGTAATAAGAAGTTTGACAATGATGTCTCACTTGAAATAATAGCAATGAGAACACCCGGATTTAGTGGAGCAGATCTCGCTAACCTCTTGAATGAGGCTGCTATATTGGCGGGAAGGCGAGCGCGGACATCGATATCATCTAAAGAGATTGATGATTCCATTGATAGAATCGTTGCTGGCATGGAAGGAACAGTGATGACGGATGGGAAGAGCAAAAGCTTGGTTGCTTACCATGAAGTTGGTCATGCAGTGTGCGG AACATTGACTCCAGGACATGACGCAGTGCAAAAGGTAACGTTAATACCAAGAGGCCAAGCGAGAGGTCTGACATGGTTCATTCCATCAGATGACCCGACACTCATCTCCAAGCAACAACTCTTTGCAAGAATTGTTGGAGGACTCGGTGGTAGAGCCGCTGAAGAAGTCATCTTCGGTGATTCCGAGGTGACTACTGGCGCAGTTGGTGACTTGCAACAGATCACCGGTTTGGCTAGACAG ATGGTAACAACATTTGGAATGTCTGATATTGGACCATGGTCGTTGATGGATTCATCTGCTCAAAGTGATGTTATCATGAGGATGATGGCAAGAAACTCCATGTCTGAGAAGCTTGCAGAAGACATTGACTCTGCGGTAAAGAAACTATCAGACAGTGCATATGAGATAGCTCTAAGCCACATAAAGAACAACCGTGAAGCAATGGATAAGCTTGTCGAAGTACTTCTCGAGAAAGAAACCATTGGCGGTGACGAGTTCAGGGCAATCCTCTCTGAGTTTACCGAGATCCCACCGGAAAACAGGGTTCcttcctcaacaacaacaactccaacAACAGCACCAACACCAGCTTCCGTCTGA
- the LOC104700377 gene encoding ATP-dependent zinc metalloprotease FTSH 2, chloroplastic-like isoform X1, with amino-acid sequence MIDLWMAASSTCLVGNGLTVHTTTKQRLSKSFSSRQIGLSSSYSSVIRTSRFNVVRASLDSKKHERRRDFLKILLGNAGVGLFGSGKANAEEQAVSSSRMSYSRFLEYLDKDRVNKVDLYENGTIAIVEAVSPELGNRVERVRVQLPGLSQELLQKLRAKNIDFAAHNAQEDQGSVLFNLIGNLAFPLLLIGGLFLLSRRSGGGMGGPGGPGNPLQFGQSKAKFQMEPNTGVTFDDVAGVDEAKQDFMEVVEFLKKPERFTAVGAKIPKGVLLIGPPGTGKTLLAKAIAGEAGVPFFSISGSEFVEMFVGVGASRVRDLFKKAKENAPCIVFVDEIDAVGRQRGTGIGGGNDEREQTLNQLLTEMDGFEGNTGVIVVAATNRADILDSALLRPGRFDRQVSVDVPDVKGRTDILKVHAGNKKFDNDVSLEIIAMRTPGFSGADLANLLNEAAILAGRRARTSISSKEIDDSIDRIVAGMEGTVMTDGKSKSLVAYHEVGHAVCGTLTPGHDAVQKVTLIPRGQARGLTWFIPSDDPTLISKQQLFARIVGGLGGRAAEEVIFGDSEVTTGAVGDLQQITGLARQMVTTFGMSDIGPWSLMDSSAQSDVIMRMMARNSMSEKLAEDIDSAVKKLSDSAYEIALSHIKNNREAMDKLVEVLLEKETIGGDEFRAILSEFTEIPPENRVPSSTTTTPTTAPTPASV; translated from the exons ATGATAGATTTATGG ATGGCAGCTTCATCTACTTGTCTTGTGGGAAATGGATTGACAGTTCACACAACAACCAAACAGAGGCTAAGTAAAAGCTTTTCCAGCAGACAGATTGGGCTTTCCTCATCGTATTCTTCAGTGATTAGGACGTCTAGGTTTAACGTTGTGAGGGCTTCTTTGGATTCGAAGAAACATGAAAGAAGGAGAGATtttctcaaaatcttgttaGGAAATGCTGGAGTTGGTTTGTTTGGGAGTGGGAAAGCAAATGCAGAAGAACAAGCTGTTTCCTCCTCTCGGATGTCTTACTCTAGGTTTCTTGAGTATTTGGACAAGGATAGGGTGAATAAAGTTGATTTGTATGAGAATGGGACAATAGCTATTGTGGAAGCTGTTTCTCCTGAGTTGGGTAACCGGGTTGAGCGTGTACGTGTTCAGCTACCGGGATTAAGTCAGGAGCTTCTTCAAAAGCTAAGGGCCAAGAATATTGATTTTGCAGCACATAATGCTCAGGAAGACCAAGGTTCCGTGTTGTTTAACTTGATTGGTAATCTTGCTTTCCCGTTGCTTTTGATTGGTGGTTTGTTCCTTCTTTCGAGACGCTCTGGTGGTGGAATGGGTGGACCTGGTGGTCCTGGTAACCCTCTTCAGTTTGGTCAGTCCAAAGCGAAGTTCCAAATGGAGCCAAACACTGGTGtgacttttgatgatgttgctgGAGTTGATGAAGCAAAGCAAGATTTCATGGAAGTGGTGGAGTTTTTGAAGAAACCCGAGAGATTCACTGCGGTTGGTGCCAAGATCCCGAAAGGTGTTCTCCTTATTGGTCCTCCTGGTACCGGGAAAACCCTTTTGGCAAAAGCCATTGCTGGTGAAGCTGGTGTgcctttcttctccatctctggTTCTGAGTTTGTTGAGATGTTTGTCGGTGTTGGTGCCTCAAGAGTCCGTGATCTTTTCAAGAAAGCCAAGGAGAACGCTCCTTGCATTGTCTTTGTTGATGAAATAGATGCTGTCGGTAG GCAAAGAGGAACTGGAATTGGTGGAGGTAATGATGAAAGAGAACAGACCCTCAATCAGCTCCTAACTGAGATGGATGGTTTTGAAGGTAACACTGGTGTTATCGTAGTTGCTGCAACCAATAGAGCAGACATTCTTGATTCTGCTTTGTTGAGGCCAGGACGGTTTGATAGACAG gtaagtGTTGATGTTCCAGACGTTAAGGGGAGAACAGATATTCTCAAGGTTCATGCCGGTAATAAGAAGTTTGACAATGATGTCTCACTTGAAATAATAGCAATGAGAACACCCGGATTTAGTGGAGCAGATCTCGCTAACCTCTTGAATGAGGCTGCTATATTGGCGGGAAGGCGAGCGCGGACATCGATATCATCTAAAGAGATTGATGATTCCATTGATAGAATCGTTGCTGGCATGGAAGGAACAGTGATGACGGATGGGAAGAGCAAAAGCTTGGTTGCTTACCATGAAGTTGGTCATGCAGTGTGCGG AACATTGACTCCAGGACATGACGCAGTGCAAAAGGTAACGTTAATACCAAGAGGCCAAGCGAGAGGTCTGACATGGTTCATTCCATCAGATGACCCGACACTCATCTCCAAGCAACAACTCTTTGCAAGAATTGTTGGAGGACTCGGTGGTAGAGCCGCTGAAGAAGTCATCTTCGGTGATTCCGAGGTGACTACTGGCGCAGTTGGTGACTTGCAACAGATCACCGGTTTGGCTAGACAG ATGGTAACAACATTTGGAATGTCTGATATTGGACCATGGTCGTTGATGGATTCATCTGCTCAAAGTGATGTTATCATGAGGATGATGGCAAGAAACTCCATGTCTGAGAAGCTTGCAGAAGACATTGACTCTGCGGTAAAGAAACTATCAGACAGTGCATATGAGATAGCTCTAAGCCACATAAAGAACAACCGTGAAGCAATGGATAAGCTTGTCGAAGTACTTCTCGAGAAAGAAACCATTGGCGGTGACGAGTTCAGGGCAATCCTCTCTGAGTTTACCGAGATCCCACCGGAAAACAGGGTTCcttcctcaacaacaacaactccaacAACAGCACCAACACCAGCTTCCGTCTGA
- the LOC104700376 gene encoding myosin-M heavy chain-like codes for MEDDNTDGKKKKTTASIPANYISILQLQERWINEKEKKRKEEEEEERRQKQLQVEEEKKREEEEKRLNRSNQGRKKKKSTSGGGARFVEKEIPEVTAEVGSGGGEDTAEMLPKKDRGFRSKRYDSKKKKKKKTNQDVALEDDVVAVDSGGCGSIAPTESVVTENVTPAKDVIRVYRKKSEKAATAVETQFEDLSIKRDETTKNLKAQTKPSNRNRAASTMVWVKKERANDDGIASGVKPLNA; via the coding sequence ATGGAGGACGATAACACCGAcggcaaaaaaaagaagaccaCTGCTTCGATTCCAGCTAACTACATCAGCATCCTTCAGCTCCAGGAGCGTTGGATcaatgagaaagagaagaagcgtaaggaggaagaagaagaagagagacgacAGAAACAACTACAGGtcgaggaagagaaaaagagagaggaggaggagaagcgtTTGAATCGAAGCAAtcagggaagaaaaaaaaagaaatctacgAGCGGCGGAGGAGCAAGATTTGTTGAGAAGGAGATACCGGAAGTAACGGCGGAGGTTGGGAGCGGTGGAGGTGAAGATACGGCGGAGATGTTACCGAAGAAGGATAGGGGATTTAGGAGTAAACGGTATGatagtaagaagaagaagaagaagaagacaaatcaaGATGTGGCTTTGGAAGATGATGTTGTTGCCGTCGATTCTGGTGGCTGTGGTTCAATCGCGCCAACTGAGTCAGTCGTGACGGAGAATGTTACTCCGGCGAAAGATGTGATTCGAGTTTACAGGAAGAAAAGCGAGAAAGCTGCGACGGCCGTAGAAACGCAATTTGAGGATCTCTCTATCAAAAGAGATGAAACCACCAAAAATCTCAAGGCACAAACCAAACCGAGTAATCGTAATCGAGCTGCTTCAACAATGGTGTgggtgaagaaagagagagctaATGATGATGGAATTGCAAGTGGCGTGAAGCCATTAAATGCGTAA